One genomic segment of Hymenobacter psoromatis includes these proteins:
- a CDS encoding phospholipase effector Tle1 domain-containing protein, which translates to MRDHQPRLADRFGTPRASSIINFVGLFDTVSSYGGEKYQKVSGQIYNNLRHKSFDDDVKELHLAIGGHARQVVQLAAADEYRKNFASTNIRSSVLAGVGLEVRLPGVHSDIGGSYEEHKVETRWVTAPEVARLVNEGWYARRQLVPQGGWWLEGVRALTHVYQLLPLDIMRTLAQQGGMQFKPFTGANKDYAVPPHLQKVGAQMKAFVLARPGPVSQHPYEPATYELPADERWVRREYLHRSAVKGEFSTADLTMAGRYVKHLPERQIFSDAPQPVK; encoded by the coding sequence TTGCGCGACCACCAGCCACGGCTTGCCGACCGCTTTGGTACGCCACGGGCCAGCAGCATCATCAACTTTGTGGGCCTGTTCGACACGGTGTCCTCCTACGGGGGGGAAAAGTACCAGAAGGTGAGCGGCCAGATATACAATAACCTGCGCCACAAGAGCTTTGACGACGACGTCAAGGAGCTGCACCTGGCCATCGGGGGCCACGCCCGGCAAGTGGTGCAGCTGGCGGCGGCCGACGAGTACCGCAAGAACTTTGCCTCCACCAACATCCGCAGCTCGGTGCTGGCGGGCGTGGGCCTGGAAGTGCGCCTGCCGGGGGTGCACTCCGACATCGGCGGCAGCTACGAGGAGCACAAGGTGGAGACGCGCTGGGTCACCGCCCCCGAGGTGGCGCGCCTGGTGAACGAGGGCTGGTACGCGCGGCGGCAGCTCGTGCCCCAGGGGGGCTGGTGGCTGGAGGGGGTGCGCGCGCTGACCCACGTCTACCAGCTCCTCCCCTTAGATATCATGCGCACCCTGGCCCAGCAGGGCGGAATGCAGTTCAAACCCTTTACCGGGGCTAATAAAGATTACGCCGTGCCGCCGCACTTACAAAAAGTCGGGGCGCAGATGAAGGCGTTCGTGCTGGCCCGGCCCGGCCCGGTGAGCCAGCACCCCTACGAGCCGGCCACCTACGAGCTGCCGGCCGACGAGCGGTGGGTGCGCCGCGAGTACCTGCACCGCTCGGCCGTGAAGGGTGAGTTCAGCACGGCCGACCTGACGATGGCCGGGCGCTACGTCAAGCACTTGCCCGAACGCCAAATCTTCTCCGACGCCCCCCAGCCCGTAAAATAG
- a CDS encoding DUF2931 family protein, with amino-acid sequence MSAYQTEKFKLSAGPCAADGYWVTIQGGMFYNSQGTGFPVPGGHTLEGDWGASGTSWVVGDEMQTVPERLKILWFSYAEDKFYEGDFALPQEKLYHLLQAGTWDIKEQKKVTYTEFTVCVLPKGVVVVWLTGGNKVLVGRFLAHEIIPSPADYQRYYGPAERTSMVKETQAEMPPEVQAQIKAGTISTKKWDDYLLTYPWQVAFNVPFPLYRFNLTGLNAERFTAPLTQDLAPYRQFITTPTPKPVPRKLYLYGTAEHGGHYVVRVRELDKTETQAAFQALHRLSPASPITLLFTLDKPFQKATLTLKNEAKEIPLTKSKIEVLSED; translated from the coding sequence ATGTCTGCTTACCAAACCGAAAAGTTCAAGCTCTCGGCCGGGCCCTGCGCCGCCGATGGCTACTGGGTTACCATTCAAGGCGGTATGTTTTACAACTCGCAAGGCACGGGCTTTCCCGTGCCGGGCGGACATACATTAGAAGGCGACTGGGGGGCATCGGGCACCTCGTGGGTGGTGGGCGATGAGATGCAGACCGTGCCCGAGCGCTTAAAAATACTCTGGTTTTCCTATGCCGAGGACAAGTTCTACGAAGGCGACTTTGCCTTGCCCCAAGAAAAACTCTATCACTTGCTCCAAGCCGGCACTTGGGATATCAAAGAGCAGAAAAAAGTAACGTACACTGAGTTCACGGTGTGCGTACTGCCCAAGGGGGTCGTCGTGGTCTGGCTCACAGGCGGTAACAAAGTACTGGTGGGTCGCTTCCTAGCTCACGAAATCATCCCTTCTCCCGCCGACTACCAGCGCTACTATGGCCCGGCCGAGCGCACTAGCATGGTCAAAGAAACCCAGGCCGAGATGCCGCCCGAAGTGCAGGCCCAAATCAAGGCGGGCACCATCAGCACCAAGAAATGGGATGACTACCTCCTGACCTACCCCTGGCAAGTGGCCTTCAACGTGCCTTTTCCACTCTACCGCTTCAACTTAACAGGTCTCAACGCCGAGCGCTTCACCGCTCCGCTTACCCAGGACCTGGCTCCCTACCGCCAGTTTATTACTACCCCCACCCCCAAGCCCGTGCCACGCAAGCTCTACCTCTACGGCACGGCCGAACACGGGGGGCACTACGTGGTACGGGTCCGCGAGTTGGACAAGACGGAGACGCAAGCCGCCTTCCAGGCGCTACACCGGCTTAGCCCCGCCAGCCCGATTACTCTGCTCTTCACCCTTGACAAGCCCTTCCAGAAAGCTACCCTCACCCTGAAAAACGAGGCGAAGGAAATCCCGCTCACTAAGAGTAAGATTGAAGTATTGAGCGAGGACTGA
- a CDS encoding DUF2235 domain-containing protein produces the protein MTVAIFFDGTGNNRNNVAQRHMSQHNAAHPQQAVTQEDGIPWTRSYEKYGLDKHGKQTDSSFAGGYSNVSILERLNRKRELEKKEISLYIEGIGTFNDMKDSTLGYAIGTGEAGIEMRVLIGAMRVAESIAMILKDEDEAYIEQVTVDVFGFSRGSAAARYFISKLHTPLRPLRVLFGTPKAQVKIKFVGIFDTVSSYGAFGFNNVEQLGLKIGGNA, from the coding sequence GTGACGGTAGCCATTTTCTTCGACGGCACGGGCAACAACCGCAACAACGTGGCCCAGCGCCACATGAGCCAGCACAACGCCGCGCATCCGCAGCAGGCCGTCACGCAAGAGGATGGTATTCCGTGGACCCGCAGCTACGAGAAGTACGGCCTGGATAAGCACGGCAAGCAAACGGACAGCAGCTTTGCCGGGGGGTATTCTAACGTGTCCATCCTGGAGCGACTTAACCGAAAAAGAGAACTCGAAAAGAAAGAGATTTCTCTTTACATCGAAGGCATTGGGACCTTCAATGATATGAAGGATTCGACCCTAGGCTACGCCATCGGCACGGGTGAGGCAGGCATTGAGATGCGAGTACTAATTGGGGCTATGCGCGTGGCTGAGAGTATAGCAATGATACTAAAAGACGAAGATGAAGCATATATAGAACAGGTGACAGTGGACGTATTTGGTTTCAGTCGGGGCTCGGCGGCAGCGCGATACTTCATCTCAAAACTGCATACCCCACTACGACCATTACGGGTGTTATTCGGTACCCCTAAAGCCCAAGTGAAAATCAAGTTCGTGGGCATCTTCGATACGGTCTCTTCCTACGGTGCGTTTGGCTTCAACAACGTCGAGCAGTTGGGACTCAAGATTGGTGGCAACGCCTAG
- a CDS encoding DUF2931 family protein: protein MRFSPFFRLVLLASLGPVAAACGQAPATSPSSSHRMPKYQTEKFRLSAGPCAADGYFVMIQSGSFINSQGTGFPVPSGHVLEANWGASGTAWAVGDEFQAVPERLTMLWFSYAENKFYQGDFALPQQRLYDLLQQGTWDIDKQKHVTYTEFTVCVLPKGVVVVWLTGGNQVLVGRYQAHETFPSADDYRQYYGDANRVEFVQMRREQMPAPVQAEIKAGTLSTKKWDDYLKTYPWQVAFNVPFPLYEYSVNFVNAERASDPLTRDGLEPYRQFLLTPVPKPAPKAGYFYGTAEHGGHYLVQVRAFDEAETLAAFRTLHQLSPSSPITLLFTLDKPFQKATMTLKNEAKEIPLTKTKIDMFNED from the coding sequence ATGCGCTTTTCCCCCTTTTTCCGCCTGGTCCTGCTGGCCAGCCTGGGCCCGGTGGCCGCCGCCTGCGGCCAGGCCCCGGCCACGTCCCCCTCATCCTCCCACCGTATGCCAAAATACCAGACCGAGAAGTTCCGCCTCTCCGCCGGCCCCTGCGCCGCCGATGGGTACTTTGTGATGATTCAGAGCGGCTCGTTCATCAACTCGCAGGGCACCGGCTTTCCCGTACCCAGCGGCCATGTGTTGGAAGCCAACTGGGGGGCGTCGGGCACGGCCTGGGCGGTGGGCGACGAGTTCCAGGCCGTGCCCGAGCGCCTGACTATGCTCTGGTTTTCCTACGCCGAGAACAAGTTCTACCAGGGCGACTTCGCCCTGCCTCAGCAACGGCTCTACGACCTGCTCCAGCAAGGCACCTGGGATATTGACAAGCAAAAGCACGTGACCTACACCGAGTTCACGGTGTGCGTGCTGCCCAAGGGCGTGGTGGTGGTCTGGCTGACGGGCGGCAACCAGGTGTTGGTCGGCCGCTATCAGGCCCACGAGACCTTCCCCTCCGCCGACGACTACCGGCAGTATTACGGTGATGCGAACCGGGTGGAGTTTGTGCAAATGCGCCGCGAGCAGATGCCGGCTCCCGTGCAGGCCGAGATAAAAGCCGGCACGCTGAGCACCAAAAAGTGGGACGACTACCTGAAAACCTACCCCTGGCAGGTGGCCTTTAACGTGCCCTTCCCCCTCTACGAGTACAGCGTCAACTTCGTCAACGCCGAGCGGGCCAGCGACCCCTTGACCCGCGACGGCCTGGAGCCCTACCGCCAGTTCCTGCTCACGCCCGTCCCTAAGCCCGCCCCCAAAGCCGGCTACTTCTACGGCACGGCTGAGCACGGGGGGCACTACCTGGTGCAGGTGCGCGCTTTTGATGAGGCCGAGACGCTGGCCGCCTTTCGCACTTTACACCAACTCAGCCCCAGCAGCCCCATCACCCTGCTCTTCACCCTGGACAAGCCCTTTCAGAAGGCCACCATGACCCTTAAGAACGAGGCGAAGGAAATTCCCCTGACTAAAACCAAGATAGACATGTTCAATGAGGACTAA
- a CDS encoding phospholipase effector Tle1 domain-containing protein: MAIYSQLLRGQRVGMDKMVVGKAPGRQNQTGIEVSVAIFFDGTGNNRNNVAQRHMVQQNKQEEDGIRRNGSFEKYGLKKGQLKDNSYAAGYSNVSILERLNRKRITEQREISLYVEGIGTTDDKDDAMLGSGLGNWSTGIAGKVERGVMLLADRIALVLKPLKNAYVNQLTLDVFGFSRGSAAARHFISLVHEAKHPLAVRLGTPQAQVRIKFVGLFDTVSSYRGTGVLLEQSNVQELGLALGAVPQKVVHLTAGNEYRRNFSLTDITSSLGVGYELTLPGVHSNIGGSYGEHEDEERHLHLWERAALIAQGWYTKEEAPVHEAPVYDEYGNQIGTQQWAVGVRKGLGQDYQFIPLRIMADNAAKEAMSLQPLSGDYAKYAIAPTHPLAPVQAAILAQVGPHGSHGRHALVLAGEWSQVPPGADIKPLALTPGQAVLVRHCYLRRSASIGWQGLGDGRLGMGERRDDDNRPHRKIFPG; this comes from the coding sequence ATGGCAATTTATTCGCAACTGCTCCGGGGCCAGCGGGTGGGCATGGACAAGATGGTAGTGGGCAAAGCGCCCGGCCGGCAAAACCAGACGGGCATTGAGGTATCGGTAGCCATTTTCTTCGACGGCACGGGCAACAACCGCAACAACGTGGCCCAGCGCCACATGGTGCAGCAAAACAAGCAGGAGGAGGACGGTATCCGGCGCAACGGCAGCTTTGAGAAGTATGGCCTTAAAAAGGGCCAGCTGAAGGATAACAGCTACGCCGCCGGCTATTCCAACGTCTCCATTCTGGAACGGCTGAACCGCAAGCGCATAACGGAGCAGCGGGAAATCTCGCTCTACGTGGAGGGCATCGGCACGACGGATGATAAAGACGACGCTATGCTCGGCTCGGGCCTGGGCAACTGGTCTACCGGCATCGCGGGCAAAGTAGAAAGGGGCGTGATGCTGCTGGCGGATAGAATTGCCCTCGTCCTAAAACCACTGAAAAATGCTTATGTAAACCAGCTAACGCTTGACGTATTTGGCTTCAGTCGAGGCTCAGCGGCGGCGCGCCACTTCATCTCCCTGGTGCACGAGGCCAAGCACCCGCTGGCCGTGCGCCTGGGCACGCCCCAGGCGCAAGTGCGCATCAAGTTTGTGGGCCTCTTCGACACAGTGTCTTCCTACCGCGGCACGGGCGTGCTGCTGGAGCAAAGCAACGTCCAGGAGCTGGGCCTGGCCCTGGGGGCCGTGCCCCAGAAGGTGGTGCACCTGACGGCGGGCAACGAGTATCGGCGCAATTTCTCCTTGACTGACATTACCAGCTCGTTAGGGGTGGGCTACGAGCTGACGTTGCCGGGGGTACATTCCAACATCGGGGGCAGCTACGGCGAGCACGAGGACGAGGAGCGCCACCTGCACCTGTGGGAGCGGGCGGCCCTGATTGCCCAGGGCTGGTACACCAAAGAAGAAGCGCCCGTGCACGAGGCCCCGGTCTATGACGAGTACGGCAACCAGATTGGCACCCAGCAGTGGGCCGTGGGCGTGCGCAAGGGTCTGGGCCAGGACTACCAGTTCATCCCCCTGCGCATTATGGCCGACAATGCCGCGAAAGAAGCGATGAGCTTGCAACCCCTAAGCGGGGACTACGCCAAGTACGCCATTGCCCCTACCCACCCGCTGGCCCCGGTGCAGGCGGCCATCCTGGCCCAGGTCGGCCCGCACGGCTCCCACGGGCGGCACGCGCTGGTGCTGGCCGGCGAGTGGAGCCAGGTGCCGCCTGGTGCCGACATCAAGCCCCTGGCCCTGACCCCCGGCCAAGCCGTGCTGGTGCGCCACTGCTACCTGCGGCGCTCGGCCAGCATCGGCTGGCAGGGCCTGGGCGACGGGCGCCTGGGCATGGGCGAGCGCCGCGACGACGACAACCGTCCCCACCGCAAAATCTTTCCTGGCTAA
- a CDS encoding DUF4280 domain-containing protein — MSQTGQEYVCDKAICRCDKGTLPSMLQVLANQTVHLQGKAVATTLDKLFLPFGTCALKYNTPCVPMLLLWQDYFDKVSLVAPGCHPLLEKSTIKCALGGTVSIVNTLQVAVPLPPLPVQAESTRSSCLSLCPLLLT, encoded by the coding sequence ATGAGCCAGACCGGACAAGAATACGTGTGTGACAAAGCCATCTGCCGCTGCGACAAGGGCACGCTGCCGAGTATGCTGCAAGTGCTGGCCAACCAGACAGTGCATTTGCAGGGCAAGGCCGTGGCCACGACTCTGGACAAGCTGTTTCTGCCCTTTGGCACCTGCGCGCTGAAGTACAACACGCCCTGCGTGCCGATGCTGCTGCTCTGGCAGGACTACTTCGACAAGGTGAGCCTGGTGGCCCCCGGCTGCCACCCGCTGCTGGAAAAGAGCACCATTAAGTGCGCCTTGGGGGGCACGGTGAGCATCGTGAACACCTTGCAGGTGGCGGTGCCGCTACCGCCGCTGCCGGTGCAGGCCGAGAGCACCCGCAGCAGCTGCCTGAGTTTGTGCCCGCTGTTGCTGACTTAA
- a CDS encoding type VI secretion system Vgr family protein has product MPYPVKVSVHVDGVTDPSLALADFNQLSLEQHLVQHHTFALDFSCENLGKALGIKPELVPTQAHERLSGKDITLGWTSRLASEAGHSFQFKGIITDISIQTDADLVNYYHISGYSPTFLLEDGWQSRTFVKKSLPAIFQQVLGDYAGNALRQQLKAENQQLLPYTVQYQETNFHFLSRLAAAQGEWFYYDGTTLRLGREPAQVIAFRSSSAQVFGLSMRLQPTRAEGGSYDYRTHAPAQATAAAPAGGYALNQFATTQSAALFPQPRRLGPGPQGRDQAQLQRALDGLAAGQAGSQVGLHGSGEAFDTAPGRVLEVSDALGTAYGQFRVLSVVHQIDGQGNYANHFAAQPEATPTPPATPHLRPVLPQPELAEVIDLQDPKRLGRVRVRYHWAVAQPQDAESGWLRVSTPYAGDGKGHLFTPEVGSQLLVGYEQGLAELPVGLGNLFHAQNPQGASYSFPQNNLKGLQTAGGNKFVMSEVAGAQTILLSNSNNKDTAILVDFKGDGSITIKSNGPIKLVSGDTITLEAVKNIELRAGEDIRIAAQKNVSVAAREESVSVRAQKELLLTAVSDDLTLEAAGKKVIAKAVDNVEITASGVVKVSGQDVKLNNPG; this is encoded by the coding sequence ATGCCCTACCCTGTTAAAGTGAGCGTGCACGTCGATGGCGTGACTGACCCTTCGCTGGCCCTGGCCGACTTCAACCAGCTTTCGCTGGAGCAGCACCTGGTGCAGCACCACACCTTCGCCCTGGATTTTTCGTGCGAAAACCTAGGCAAGGCACTGGGTATCAAGCCTGAGCTGGTGCCGACCCAGGCCCACGAGCGCCTCAGCGGCAAGGACATTACCCTGGGCTGGACCAGCCGCCTGGCCAGCGAGGCCGGCCACTCGTTTCAATTCAAGGGCATCATCACCGACATCAGCATCCAGACCGATGCCGACCTGGTCAACTACTACCATATCAGCGGCTATAGCCCCACTTTTTTGCTCGAAGATGGCTGGCAGAGCCGCACGTTTGTCAAAAAGTCGTTGCCCGCCATCTTCCAGCAGGTGCTGGGCGACTACGCCGGCAACGCCCTGCGCCAGCAGCTAAAGGCAGAAAATCAGCAGCTGCTACCCTATACGGTACAGTACCAGGAAACCAACTTTCACTTTCTAAGCCGGCTGGCGGCGGCGCAGGGGGAGTGGTTTTACTACGACGGCACGACTTTGCGTCTGGGCCGCGAGCCGGCGCAGGTCATCGCTTTTCGCAGCAGCAGCGCCCAGGTTTTTGGCCTGTCCATGCGCCTGCAGCCCACCCGCGCTGAGGGCGGCAGCTACGACTACCGCACCCACGCCCCGGCCCAGGCCACGGCCGCCGCCCCGGCGGGGGGCTACGCGCTCAATCAGTTTGCCACGACCCAGTCGGCGGCCCTCTTTCCCCAGCCCCGGCGGCTGGGGCCGGGTCCCCAGGGCCGGGACCAGGCCCAGCTGCAACGCGCCCTGGACGGGCTGGCGGCGGGCCAGGCGGGCAGCCAGGTGGGCCTGCACGGCAGCGGGGAGGCGTTCGACACCGCCCCCGGCCGGGTGCTGGAGGTAAGTGACGCGCTGGGCACGGCCTACGGGCAGTTCCGGGTGCTGAGTGTCGTGCACCAGATTGACGGGCAGGGTAATTATGCCAACCACTTTGCGGCCCAGCCCGAGGCCACGCCTACCCCCCCGGCTACCCCCCACCTGCGCCCGGTGCTGCCCCAGCCCGAGCTGGCCGAGGTCATCGATTTGCAGGACCCCAAGCGTCTGGGCCGGGTGCGCGTGCGCTACCACTGGGCCGTAGCCCAGCCACAGGACGCGGAGAGTGGCTGGCTGCGGGTGAGCACCCCCTACGCGGGCGACGGCAAGGGGCACCTGTTCACCCCGGAAGTGGGCTCTCAGCTGCTGGTGGGCTACGAGCAGGGCCTGGCCGAGCTGCCCGTGGGCCTGGGCAACCTCTTCCACGCCCAGAACCCGCAGGGGGCTTCCTACTCCTTTCCCCAAAACAACCTCAAGGGCTTGCAAACGGCGGGCGGCAACAAGTTCGTGATGAGTGAGGTGGCCGGGGCGCAAACTATTCTGCTCTCCAACTCTAATAATAAGGATACGGCCATCTTGGTTGATTTCAAGGGCGATGGCAGCATCACCATCAAGAGCAACGGGCCGATTAAACTGGTTTCGGGCGATACGATTACCTTGGAAGCTGTCAAAAATATTGAGCTGCGCGCGGGCGAGGACATCCGCATCGCGGCCCAGAAAAACGTGTCGGTGGCCGCTCGGGAGGAGAGTGTGAGCGTGCGGGCGCAAAAAGAGCTGCTACTCACGGCCGTCAGCGACGACCTGACGCTGGAGGCGGCGGGCAAGAAGGTAATTGCCAAGGCCGTCGATAACGTCGAGATTACCGCCTCGGGCGTGGTGAAGGTGAGCGGACAGGATGTCAAACTTAATAACCCTGGTTGA
- the tssD gene encoding type VI secretion system tube protein TssD, which translates to MSSFFATLHVEALAIPVLTCSQHVHQSTSIRGLPSSKVYSGELQLQLGLSPGILLPHWAYQPDLALDGYVRFAATDGASPSLMLVFEEGYCVSYEEHFEPGLAGHPALHCRLSIVARRITKQGVAYESAWPAPN; encoded by the coding sequence ATGAGTTCTTTCTTTGCTACCCTGCACGTCGAAGCGTTAGCGATACCCGTGCTTACCTGCTCGCAGCACGTGCACCAGAGCACCAGCATCCGGGGCTTGCCCAGCAGCAAGGTGTACAGCGGGGAACTGCAGCTACAGCTGGGCCTGAGCCCCGGCATTCTGCTGCCGCACTGGGCCTACCAGCCGGATTTGGCGCTGGATGGCTACGTCAGGTTTGCCGCCACCGATGGGGCGTCGCCGAGCCTGATGCTGGTGTTTGAGGAGGGCTACTGCGTGAGCTACGAAGAGCATTTTGAGCCCGGCCTGGCGGGGCACCCCGCGCTGCACTGCCGCCTCAGCATCGTGGCCCGCCGCATTACCAAGCAAGGCGTGGCCTACGAAAGTGCCTGGCCGGCCCCGAATTAG
- the tssD gene encoding type VI secretion system tube protein TssD — translation MSDFQVTLLLDGNAIRVREYHWAIVQTTDEMNRPQGGVLAGKLHVVLDCLAHPVVDAWMADSRKTMSGELLVLGPDGQRARTIRFTDAYCVNQGLFFDGMSNQQAGALSVLLSAHTLLVDQELEIRNVWPLDHGVS, via the coding sequence ATGTCTGATTTTCAAGTTACACTGCTTTTGGACGGCAACGCCATCCGGGTGCGCGAGTACCACTGGGCCATCGTGCAAACCACCGACGAGATGAACCGGCCGCAGGGCGGCGTGCTGGCCGGCAAGCTGCACGTGGTGCTTGATTGCCTGGCCCACCCCGTTGTGGATGCGTGGATGGCCGACAGCCGCAAAACTATGAGCGGCGAGCTGCTGGTGCTGGGTCCTGACGGCCAGCGGGCGCGCACTATCCGCTTCACCGATGCTTATTGCGTGAACCAGGGGCTGTTTTTTGATGGCATGAGTAATCAGCAGGCCGGCGCTTTGTCGGTGCTGCTATCAGCCCACACGCTGCTCGTGGACCAGGAGCTGGAAATTCGCAACGTGTGGCCCCTCGACCACGGGGTTTCCTGA
- a CDS encoding GPW/gp25 family protein has product MADTYYRLPLDLEGIVSRQQLPRCSAQESIAQHLYLLLTTHFGESRYDPGFGCQVWEQDFEAMTNMSWKDTVQYSIEAAVREYEPRLVRVRAQVTILDFELRNVSQRIRKRLEVTINAALHRTNEPFAFQASLFVAPLSVD; this is encoded by the coding sequence ATGGCCGATACGTACTACCGCCTACCCCTCGACCTCGAAGGCATCGTGAGCCGCCAGCAGCTGCCGCGCTGCTCGGCCCAGGAGTCCATTGCCCAGCACCTGTACTTGCTACTGACTACGCACTTCGGCGAGTCGCGCTACGACCCCGGCTTCGGCTGCCAGGTGTGGGAGCAGGACTTTGAGGCCATGACCAACATGAGTTGGAAAGACACCGTGCAGTACTCTATTGAGGCCGCCGTGCGCGAATATGAGCCGCGCCTGGTGCGGGTGCGGGCGCAGGTCACCATCCTGGATTTTGAGTTGAGAAACGTGAGCCAACGCATCCGCAAGCGGCTGGAAGTCACCATCAACGCCGCGCTGCACCGCACCAACGAGCCGTTTGCATTCCAGGCTAGTTTATTTGTGGCCCCGCTGTCGGTGGATTAA
- a CDS encoding type VI secretion system baseplate subunit TssF: MLPPPRLPTPPDFSKASIKSRLTRQAAELWGYGEADLDGFDPLVNLLLEACAVEFEKMGQELHSTQSRLVERLATLLNPDVVDTPQPAHAVAQARAREATVALPAAAQFVFETPVVGRQATGPALYFSPLQATRLVSGSVRCLATDTEVWQLDANGQKRTVAQVATPAPAAHRRLWVGLTLPTTGVELDDLTFYFDWLNEPRKDTYAAFLPGEQWLLGGAELTPRRGAPLADTHRDESPGQLNGEYDYLHRIEERVRDLYAPSFVRLAGPAGALAAYVPRPYPAEMAAAYPQPSTDLQALSEPLTWLEIRFAPALPPEAFQQIICALNCFPVLNRRLYKVLFRLQPALNLFPLVSEEPFLAVRDVYSLSNVAYRSTTLTDLSEGATDTYTLRSHGAGRFNTRTGHEALRELLELLRDESRAFTAAGTDFVGTILRELDQNLARLQERLDRRATAPPVPYLLLRPQDVDDSVYIEYWVSNGEAANRLPAGSRLRIHDGQYLDDVRLLTSTSGGRERPRPEERTHALRRNLLARNRLVTLADIRAACWAELGLHLAAVHVEKGFQTSPTPTAGFIRCIRVQLTPLNTSRFSALEWERAAHELQATLSGQSAVNLPYEVVIAQTGG, translated from the coding sequence GTGCTGCCGCCTCCCCGCCTCCCTACCCCCCCCGATTTCAGTAAGGCCAGCATTAAGAGCCGCCTCACGCGCCAGGCCGCCGAGCTGTGGGGCTACGGCGAGGCCGACCTCGACGGCTTCGACCCGCTAGTGAACCTGCTGCTGGAAGCCTGCGCCGTGGAGTTCGAGAAGATGGGCCAGGAGCTGCACAGCACCCAGTCGCGGCTGGTGGAGCGGCTGGCCACCCTGCTTAACCCCGATGTGGTGGACACGCCGCAGCCGGCCCACGCCGTGGCCCAGGCCCGCGCCCGCGAGGCTACCGTGGCCCTGCCCGCCGCGGCCCAATTTGTGTTTGAAACGCCCGTGGTCGGAAGGCAGGCCACAGGCCCGGCCCTGTATTTTTCGCCTCTGCAAGCCACCCGGCTGGTAAGCGGCAGCGTGCGCTGCCTGGCCACTGACACGGAGGTGTGGCAACTGGACGCCAACGGCCAGAAACGGACCGTGGCCCAGGTAGCTACCCCCGCGCCCGCCGCGCACCGCCGCCTGTGGGTAGGCTTAACCCTGCCGACGACCGGCGTGGAGTTGGACGACCTAACTTTCTACTTCGACTGGCTGAACGAGCCGCGCAAGGATACCTACGCCGCCTTTTTGCCCGGCGAGCAGTGGCTGCTGGGCGGCGCGGAGCTGACACCCCGGCGAGGTGCCCCCCTGGCTGATACCCACCGGGACGAGTCGCCGGGCCAGCTAAACGGGGAGTACGACTACCTGCACCGCATCGAGGAGCGGGTGCGCGACCTGTACGCGCCATCCTTCGTGCGGCTGGCGGGGCCGGCCGGCGCGCTGGCCGCCTATGTGCCGCGGCCCTACCCGGCCGAGATGGCGGCCGCCTACCCCCAGCCCAGCACCGACCTGCAGGCCCTCAGCGAGCCGCTGACCTGGCTGGAAATTCGTTTCGCCCCGGCCTTGCCTCCCGAGGCTTTTCAGCAGATTATTTGCGCGCTCAACTGCTTTCCGGTGCTCAACCGGCGCTTGTATAAAGTACTATTTCGCTTGCAGCCGGCGCTCAATCTGTTTCCACTGGTAAGCGAGGAGCCGTTTCTGGCCGTGCGCGACGTGTATAGCCTCAGTAACGTAGCCTACCGCTCTACCACCCTCACCGACCTCAGTGAAGGCGCTACCGATACCTACACGCTGCGCAGCCACGGCGCGGGCCGCTTCAACACCCGCACCGGCCACGAGGCCCTGCGCGAACTGCTGGAATTATTGCGCGATGAAAGCCGGGCCTTTACCGCCGCCGGCACCGACTTCGTGGGTACCATTCTGCGCGAGCTGGACCAGAACCTGGCTCGCCTCCAGGAACGCCTGGACCGCCGCGCCACCGCGCCGCCGGTGCCCTACCTGCTGCTGCGCCCACAGGACGTGGATGACAGCGTCTATATCGAGTACTGGGTCAGTAACGGCGAGGCCGCCAACCGCCTGCCCGCCGGTAGCCGCCTGCGCATCCACGACGGCCAGTACCTGGATGACGTGCGCCTGCTCACCAGCACCAGCGGCGGCCGTGAGCGCCCCCGCCCCGAGGAGCGCACCCACGCCCTGCGCCGCAACCTGCTGGCCCGCAACCGCCTCGTGACGCTGGCCGACATTCGCGCCGCCTGCTGGGCCGAGCTGGGCCTGCACCTGGCCGCCGTGCACGTCGAGAAAGGCTTTCAAACCAGCCCTACCCCCACGGCCGGCTTCATCCGCTGCATCCGGGTGCAACTGACACCGCTAAATACCAGCCGCTTCAGCGCCCTGGAGTGGGAGCGGGCCGCCCACGAGCTGCAAGCCACGCTCAGCGGGCAGTCGGCCGTGAACCTGCCGTATGAGGTCGTTATAGCGCAAACGGGGGGGTAG